A window of Fragaria vesca subsp. vesca linkage group LG7, FraVesHawaii_1.0, whole genome shotgun sequence contains these coding sequences:
- the LOC101294889 gene encoding uncharacterized protein LOC101294889 translates to MGGLEPGLFGQRFRKSGNWVTSSLCPFRLQVMVQIEPQPCLLATPRCTRRCPRFFKFVIDRSMGNVRFLKLPTGSNALEGVLEHVKEKCKSFIGLNVCDADIGKKAALAIVKFVPKIRYLWLRRARIGRQGLITLLQGCKDLELLDVRECCGFDEGDEEIAKLAASIPKFMCEGSRVGQGGGGPRVLYGNRFGGRRLLYVGGGQRVLNVGGGQRVLNVQRGGERVVMTLEPLEDRA, encoded by the exons ATGGGAGGACTTGAACCCGGACTGTTTGGTCAACGTTTTCGAAAGAGTGGGAACTGGGTCACTTCTAGTCTCTGTCCCTTTCGTCTGCAAGTCATGGTACAGATCGAGCCTCAACCCTGCTTGCTGGCAACGCCTCGTTGTACCAGACGATGTCCCAG GTTTTTCAAGTTTGTGATTGATCGTAGCATGGGAAATGTGAGGTTTCTTAAGCTGCCTACTGGCTCTAATGCTTTAGAAGGAGTACTTGAACATGTGAAGGAGAAATGCAAGAGTTTTATTGGGTTGAATGTGTGTGATGCCGATATTGGGAAGAAGGCGGCATTGGCGATTGTCAAGTTTGTGCCGAAGATTAGGTACTTGTGGTTGAGGAGGGCGAGAATTGGTAGGCAGGGTCTTATTACTTTATTGCAAGGCTGCAAGGATCTTGAACTTTTGGATGTTAGGGAGTGTTGTGGTTTCGATGAGGGGGATGAGGAAATAGCTAAGCTTGCTGCTAGTATTCCTAAGTTTATGTGTGAGGGTTCTAGAGTTGGACAGGGAGGAGGAGGGCCCAGGGTCTTGTATGGAAACCGTTTTGGAGGGCGACGACTGTTGTATGTTGGAGGAGGACAAAGAGTCTTGAATGTTGGAGGAGGACAAAGAGTCTTGAATGTCCAACGAGGAGGAGAACGAGTTGTGATGACATTAGAGCCTTTAGAGGACAGAGCATGA
- the LOC101294710 gene encoding F-box protein FBW2-like, whose protein sequence is MDWLLSPKRKCRTKDRRRWEDLNRDCLVNVFEKVGIESMLLAIPFVCKTWYKTSLDPACWKRLIFPNTIDPWSSEVASNDRWDYHDETESSRFEYFTRRFAREFGLEWRLFSVPKFINNVINRSKGEAQYLKLPGICSGYTFAIRKILTHINKNCSKFCGLHLSDTSIDEDDTITSAIIEFVPIVKFLCLSKSRICRNDLVKILKGCKELEVLDVRECIGFDEGDEKILELACHIPKFMCAGSKCICNFVSAPLIEIHDEEDEDL, encoded by the coding sequence ATGGATTGGCTTCTGAGTCCCAAACGCAAGTGCCGGACTAAAGATCGAAGAAGATGGGAGGATCTGAACAGAGACTGTTTGGTTAATGTGTTTGAGAAAGTGGGAATTGAGTCTATGCTCTTGGCCATCCCTTTCGTCTGCAAAACGTGGTACAAAACAAGCCTCGATCCTGCATGCTGGAAACGCCTCATCTTTCCGAACACCATTGATCCTTGGAGCTCTGAAGTTGCTTCCAATGATCGTTGGGATTATCATGACGAAACCGAGAGTTCTCGTTTTGAGTACTTCACAAGAAGATTTGCACGCGAATTTGGACTTGAATGGAGACTTTTCAGTGTCCCCAAATTCATCAACAATGTCATTAATCGTAGCAAGGGAGAAGCGCAATATCTCAAGCTACCTGGAATTTGCAGTGGCTATACCTTTGCTATAAGGAAAATCCTGACACACATCAACAAGAATTGCAGCAAGTTTTGCGGGTTGCATCTGTCCGATACGTCCATCGATGAAGATGATACTATTACATCTGCAATAATTGAATTTGTTCCTATTGTTAAGTTCTTGTGCTTGAGCAAGTCACGCATCTGTAGGAATGATCTGGTGAAAATACTGAAAGGCTGCAAAGAACTTGAGGTTTTGGATGTGAGGGAGTGTATTGGTTTCGATGAGGGTGATGAGAAAATATTGGAGCTTGCATGTCACATTCCTAAATTCATGTGTGCTGGTTCAAAATGTATCTGCAACTTTGTGAGTGCTCCTCTGATTGAGATTCATGACGAGGAAGATGAAGATTTGTAG
- the LOC101294996 gene encoding F-box/FBD/LRR-repeat protein At1g13780-like codes for MDSIACSKRRKEMEAIDRISALPDALISHILSTLPTLDAVRTTVLSRRWINQWTSIQNLKFDEDDEYLALLAMTLIGLLGLLIEHFIFGSHQTSRSSLFVLIGLVFEYIISVATSTFMIAVRRSVFTCRTLRILSLEFSGGDITFDPPASGCFPSLESLKLKVRVRIVDPVEHEMEKLLSSCPKLVHLGVSISGIAAFHLKEIFDFYLSFRLISILLSFTKDCCLPAFGNLTELELVFCDGDYWKFLAVLLQKAPNLEYLDLEDKTEGDYESSRNLPEVVPICLSSHLKKILIRGFKGRKCDMKVAKYLLENGYHLNEFTIICCHTNLLDKKEELHKELCLFQKAKSCSIYFDEDVLKGQKA; via the exons ATGGATTCCATTGCTTGTTCAAAAAGAAGAAAAGAAATGGAAGCCATCGATAGGATCAGTGCATTGCCAGATGCACTTATCAGTCACATACTTTCCACACTTCCAACACTGGATGCCGTGAGGACCACTGTTTTGTCTAGAAGATGGATCAACCAGTGGACTTCCATTCAGAACCTGAAGTTTGATGAGGATGATGAATATTTAGCACTGCTCGCAATGACCCTGATCGGTTTGCTAGGTTTGTTAATCGAGCACTTCATTTTCGGGAGTCATCAGACATCCAGAAGTTCACTCTTTGTTTTAATAGGATTGGTTTTCGAGTACATCATCTCTGTCGCTACTAGCACATTCATGATTGCTGTTAGGCGCAGTGTTTTTACATGCAGAACACTGCGGATTTTAAGTTTGGAATTCAGTGGTGGGGATATTACTTTTGATCCTCCTGCATCAGGCTGTTTTCCCAGTCTCGAGTCCCTCAAACTCAAAGTTAGAGTTAGAATTGTAGATCCTGTTGAGCATGAAATGGAAAAGCTTCTTTCTTCCTGCCCTAAACTTGTCCATCTGGGTGTAAGTATTTCAGGAATTGCTGCGTTTCATTTGAAG GAAATTTTTGATTTCTACTTGAGTTTTCGTTTGATTAGTATACTTTTATCTTTCACCAAGGATTGCTGCCTCCCTGCTTTTGGTAATTTGACTGAGTTGGAGTTGGTTTTTTGTGATGGCGATTACTGGAAATTTCTCGCAGTTTTACTCCAAAAAGCTCCTAATCTGGAATATCTTGATTTAGAAGAT AAAACTGAAGGTGATTATGAAAGTTCACGCAATCTACCTGAGGTGGTGCCTATATGCCTGTCATCACATCTGAAGAAGATATTAATAAGGGGATTCAAGGGACGGAAATGTGACATGAAAGTGGCAAAGTATTTGTTAGAGAACGGTTATCATTTGAATGAGTTCACCATAATCTGCTGCCATACTAATCTCTTGGACAAGAAAGAGGAGTTACACAAGGAACTTTGTTTGTTTCAGAAGGCAAAGTCTTGTTCCATTTACTTTGATGAAGATGTGCTCAAAGGGCAGAAGGCCTAG
- the LOC101295285 gene encoding BTB/POZ domain-containing protein At5g03250-like, whose translation MACLKLGSKSEVFHLAGRTWLCSTGLASDVIVEVGETSFHLHKFPLLSRSGLLEELIGELSEDENYCSLQLHDIPGGAKAFLVVAKFCYGVRLELNPLNVVVVRCAAEYLRMNEDYGEGNLIMQAEDFLNEILGNWTDSIKVLETCEEVLPHAEELHIVSRCINSLAMTASADPSLFSWPMSVKGAAQSPEGVRFWNGISTTAKPHAVNEDWWFEEVSFLKLPFYKRLIRAVESGGMNLEKVAGSVMHYARRHLSLLGRQSSFPNGNRAGPASTVSAPSDADQRNLLEEIVDLLPDQKGVTPTNFLLRLLRTSMILHASPSCREILEKRVGAQLEQAALEDLLIPNMGYSVETLYDIDCVQRILDHFMLMDRDSVDYSSNSIVDEGQLSDGSQALTRMTMVAHLVDGYLAEVAPDVNLKLQKFQSLAALIPEYARPLDDGLYRAIDIYLKAHPWLTDSEKEQICRLMNCQKLSLEASTHAAQNERLPLRIIVQVLFFEQLRLRTSVASWFFVSENLENSQNLSANLALVRNEVPVQAGTRRLDRIVAVDDMKERVSELEKECLSMKQEIEKLVKTKGSWNSFLKKFGLMLKSKPDYEYGSWGS comes from the exons ATGGCGTGCCTGAAGCTGGGTTCGAAATCTGAGGTCTTTCATCTTGCTGGCCGAACTTG GCTTTGCTCAACTGGACTTGCAAGTGATGTTATTGTTGAAGTTGGAGAGACATCCTTTCATCTCCACAAG TTTCCGTTGCTATCAAGAAGTGGATTATTAGAAGAACTTATTGGAGAATTGAGTGAGGATGAGAATTACTGTAGTTTGCAACTGCATGACATTCCTGGTGGAGCCAAAGCCTTCTTGGTTGTAGCCAAATTCTGTTATGGTGTAAGGTTAGAACTCAATCCGCTGAATGTAGTTGTTGTGAGGTGTGCAGCCGAGTATCTTCGCATGAATGAAGATTATGGAGAAGGAAATCTCATCATGCAAGCAGAGGATTTTCTGAATGAAATACTTGGCAATTGGACCGACTCAATTAAAGTACTTGAAACCTGTGAAGAAGTTTTGCCTCATGCAGAAGAGCTTCATATTGTTTCCAGATGCATCAATTCATTGGCAATGACAGCCAGTGCTGATCCGAGTTTATTCAGTTGGCCTATGTCGGTAAAAGGTGCAGCGCAGAGCCCAGAAGGTGTGAGGTTCTGGAATGGAATAAGCACAACAGCCAAACCACATGCAGTTAATGAAGATTGGTGGTTTGAGGAAGTCTCCTTCCTAAAGTTACCTTTTTATAAAAGGCTGATTCGTGCTGTTGAATCCGGCGGTATGAATCTAGAGAAGGTTGCCGGTTCCGTTATGCACTATGCAAGGAGGCATCTTTCCTTGTTGGGCAGGCAATCGAGTTTCCCAAATGGAAACCGTGCTGGTCCTGCATCAACTGTTTCTGCTCCATCTGACGCAGATCAAAGGAACCTTCTTGAAGAGATAGTGGACTTACTACCTGATCAGAAGGGTGTTACACCAACCAACTTCCTGCTTAGGCTTCTGCGCACATCTATGATTTTGCATGCTAGCCCATCATGTCGAGAGATATTGGAAAAGCGGGTTGGGGCGCAGCTGGAACAAGCAGCTCTTGAAGATCTCCTGATACCAAACATGGGTTACTCAGTGGAGACCCTCTATGATATTGATTGTGTTCAGCGGATTCTTGATCACTTCATGCTAATGGATCGTGATTCAGTTGATTATTCTTCTAACAGCATAGTGGATGAAGGCCAGTTGAGTGATGGGTCTCAAGCACTGACTCGGATGACCATGGTGGCTCATTTGGTGGATGGCTATCTTGCTGAAGTGGCACCTGATGTTAACTTGAAGTTACAGAAGTTTCAGTCACTAGCTGCTCTTATCCCTGAATATGCAAGGCCATTAGATGATGGACTTTACCGTGCTATCGACATATACCTCAAG GCCCATCCCTGGCTGACAGACTCTGAGAAGGAGCAAATCTGCAGGCTCATGAACTGCCAGAAGCTTTCATTGGAAGCCAGCACACATGCAGCCCAGAATGAGAGGCTACCACTCCGCATCATTGTCCAAGTTTTGTTCTTTGAACAGCTTCGTCTACGGACATCAGTTGCCAGTTGGTTCTTTGTATCCGAAAACCTTGAGAACTCACAGAATCTGAGTGCGAATCTCGCCCTTGTTAGGAATGAAGTACCTGTTCAAGCTGGCACCAGACGACTGGATCGGATTGTAGCAGTCGATGACATGAAGGAGAGGGTTTCTGAGCTTGAGAAGGAATGTTTGAGCATGAAACAAGAGATTGAGAAGCTGGTGAAGACAAAAGGGAGTTGGAATTCCTTCTTGAAAAAGTTTGGATTGATGCTCAAGTCAAAGCCTGAT TATGAGTATGGCTCTTGGGGTTCTTGA